A window from uncultured Desulfobacter sp. encodes these proteins:
- a CDS encoding site-specific integrase: MERDAVDEFIFKTESPRNRLMLELMARGGMRIGEVLKLKPQDVQDRKLHLRNPKSGRTSEVVFIPQKVADRLRDYIAAENILDDKRISPLGYTRAREIVKSAGKKIGIDVKPHDLRRHAATYASRSGVPIEIVSKIILRHSNLSTTQRYLGKVSDTEAMYWIENIYR; encoded by the coding sequence TTGGAACGAGATGCCGTTGATGAATTCATTTTCAAAACGGAGAGCCCCAGAAACCGGCTGATGCTTGAATTGATGGCAAGGGGTGGAATGAGGATCGGTGAAGTTTTGAAATTGAAGCCTCAGGATGTTCAGGATCGGAAACTTCATTTGCGCAATCCCAAGAGTGGCCGTACATCCGAAGTCGTTTTTATTCCCCAAAAGGTGGCAGACAGGCTGCGTGATTATATTGCCGCTGAAAATATCCTGGATGATAAGCGTATTTCCCCTCTGGGATATACCCGGGCCAGGGAGATCGTTAAAAGCGCCGGCAAGAAAATCGGAATTGATGTAAAGCCACATGATCTCAGGCGGCATGCAGCCACTTATGCCAGCCGATCAGGCGTTCCGATTGAAATCGTTTCAAAAATTATTCTCAGGCACTCTAACTTGTCCACTACCCAACGGTATCTTGGCAAAGTCAGCGATACTGAGGCCATGTATTGGATCGAGAATATTTACCGGTAA